In the Gossypium arboreum isolate Shixiya-1 chromosome 10, ASM2569848v2, whole genome shotgun sequence genome, one interval contains:
- the LOC108461468 gene encoding DYRK-family kinase pom1: MEVSFDVKAVMEFLRKNGLKEAEKALQQDMIEKNEDGEKMGAFDFEKFLFPMPPPVRIPATTRRSEEDEKEKSGDGSGSDGDEFVSLRSSSSDVCSSEFVNPYGLNSASQANSDTSSDRLSQFGTARDYPDFEMQNDLFWHEEKDEDDFMTPCFAGSDFYGCPSQDKFVTTLEMEKQLDNTRSSYDKSEGFGTEDGLDYLDKPCLFNMTGIDGENDIRVMDYYCFGKCNGLEGDNDIVPELKECAYDENPLNFGCIGSKGTNFDDFEVKVAGDVITDYNGTSECISKTNHYTAKRVSNDWIDGFIGDSNLVNKISEKSLLPDTIDTNEVEDGELNEPQVATNEEVDATDELLMYSNEDEYEVFNLRIIHRKRRTGFEENKDLPIVLNSVIAGRYYVTEYLGSAAFSKVVQAHDLLMGIDVCLKIIKNDKDFFDQSLDEIKLLKLVNKHDPGDEYHILRLYDYFYHQEHLFIVCELLRANLYEFQKFNQESGGEAYFTISRLQVITRQCLEALDYLHELGIIHCDLKPENILIKSYRRCEIKIIDLGSSCFLTDNLCLYVQSRSYRAPEVILGLPYDQKIDLWSLGCILAELCSGDVLFPNDAVVMILARMVGMLGPIDMEMLENGQETYKYFTKEYDLYHINEETDQLEYLISEESSLEHHLQVSDVLFIDFIRHMLEMNPRRRPNAREALKHPWLSHSY, translated from the exons atggaAGTGAGCTTCGATGTTAAAGCTGTAATGGAGTTTTTAAGGAAAAACGGCTTAAAAGAAGCCGAGAAAGCTCTTCAACAAGATATGATAGAGAAAAACGAAGATGGGGAAAAAATGGGTGCTTTTGATTTCGAGAAGTTCTTGTTCCCGATGCCACCGCCGGTGAGGATTCCGGCGACAACCCGACGATCGGAGGAGGATGAGAAAGAGAAGTCCGGTGATGGGTCGGGTTCCGATGGCGATGAATTCGTTAGCTTGAGGTCTTCTTCTAGTGATGTTTGCTCTTCAG AATTTGTGAATCCATATGGACTTAATTCTGCATCTCAGGCCAATTCCGATACATCGTCGGATCGATTATCTCAATTCGGGACGGCTCGGGATTATCCCGATTTTGAAATGCAGAACGACTTGTTTTGGCATGAGGAGAAAGATGAAGATGACTTCATGACTCCCTGCTTCGCGGGGTCTGACTTCTACGGCTGTCCGAGTCAAGATAAGTTTGTCACGACTTTGGAAATGGAGAAGCAACTTGATAATACACGGAGTTCGTATGACAAATCCGAAGGATTTGGAACTGAAGATGGCCTTGATTACTTGGACAAGCCGTGCCTTTTTAATATGACCGGTATAGACGGAGAAAATGATATTCGAGTTATGGATTATTATTGTTTCGGTAAATGTAACGGGCTTGAAGGTGACAATGACATTGTACCGGAGTTGAAGGAATGTGCTTACGATGAAAATCCTTTGAACTTTGGCTGTATAGGCTCGAAAGGAaccaattttgatgattttgaggtAAAGGTTGCTGGTGATGTTATCACGGATTATAATGGAACTTCCGAATGTATATCGAAAACAAACCATTACACGGCCAAAAGGGTTTCGAATGATTGGATTGATGGGTTCATAGGTGATTCCAATTTAGTGAACAAGATTTCCGAGAAAAGTTTATTGCCCGATACAATTGATACTAACGAAGTTGAAGATGGAGAACTCAATGAACCTCAGGTTGCTACAAATGAAGAGGTTGATGCTACAGACGAACTTCTAATGTACTCGAATGAGGATGAATATGAAGTATTCAACTTACGAATCATTCATAGGAAAAGAAGGACTGGATTCGAAGAAAACAAGGACCTGCCTATTGTGCTAAATAGTGTCATTGCTGGAAGATATTACGTAACGGAATACCTAGGTTCAGCTGCTTTTAGTAAGGTCGTTCAAGCGCATGATCTTCTTATGGGAATCGACGTTTGTTTGAAGATCATTAAAAATGACAAAGATTTTTTCGACCAAAGTTTGGATGAAATCAAACTTTTAAAGCTTGTTAATAAGCACGACCCCGGAGATGAGTACCACATTTTGCGCCTCTATGACTACTTCTATCATCAG GAGCATCTTTTCATTGTATGTGAACTTCTCCGAGCAAACTTGTACGAATTCCAGAAATTCAATCAAGAATCCGGCGGAGAAGCTTATTTTACGATCAGCAGGTTACAG GTCATAACTCGTCAGTGTTTGGAGGCGCTTGATTACTTACATGAGTTGGGAATTATTCACTGTGATCTAAAACCCGAGAATATTCTTATCAAAAGTTATAGAAGATGTGAGATAAAGATTATTGATCTTGGAAGTAGTTGTTTCCTGACTGACAATCTATGTCTATATGTTCAATCTCGCTCGTATAGAGCCCCGGAAGTCATCCTTGGCCTCCCGTATGACCAGAAGATTGACCTCTGGTCTCTCGGATGTATCCTTGCTGAGCTATGTTCTGGGGAC GTCTTGTTTCCAAATGATGCGGTCGTGATGATCCTTGCACGGATGGTCGGAATGCTCGGTCCCATCGATATGGAGATGTTGGAGAATGGGCAAGAGACATACAAGTATTTCACGAAAGAATACGACTTGTACCATATAAACGAG GAAACGGACCAACTGGAGTACCTAATTTCCGAGGAGTCTTCGTTGGAGCATCATCTTCAAGTATCCGACGTATTGTTCATCGATTTCATTAGACATATGCTTGAGATGAATCCTCGAAGGCGGCCAAATGCGAGGGAGGCATTAAAACATCCCTGGCTTTCTCACTCGTACTAA